The Anastrepha ludens isolate Willacy chromosome 2, idAnaLude1.1, whole genome shotgun sequence DNA window ACGATAGAGCTATAAAAGAGAGCTTCGAAACAAGCCCACAACGCGACAGAAGAAGAAGCCGGCCGAGAAAACGATGGAGAAATAACTTTGAAGGAGACTTTGACTTGAAGGCAATGGTTCACCCCGGACTATAATGctctgatgatgatggtgaagTGCATGGAGCTTGAGGCAGTATTGCTAGGATTGCTTTAAGTGATAAAATAGGGGTGCTTCGATGCGTTCTACCGATTGAAATGAGGTCAAAACCTTTTAGTTCGCACAACAGTcggttcttcttctttttctttaatagcgttacaacgcgggttgcgtcaaagcttccttcaaaatgctcctccaaagcggtctatcttgagctgttgcttcgtagttacgtattcccagtttcttaagatcgtgttccactgcgtctattCAACGGTTCcccggtctgcctttggccttcacgcccattagcttccctgtcaaggctttcttcacggtacaggCAACAGGCATAtggatcacatgacctagccatcttatgcgctgcgctttaacaaaacgcacaggTGCCTCGTTgtgagttagatcgttcagttcagagttcaatcggattctataggtacaatcatccattcttattgggccaaagatctttcttaaaatttttcttcccATGTGAGCAATCTGAGCAcaatcatcaaccttaagagtccatacctcacaaccatatgttaggattggtcgaatGAGAGTCTTGTACATAGTGAACTTTGTAGTTTCAGACAAAAGTCGGAACTTGAACATGTTAAGAtgggcgtaatacgctttgttggGGGCGTTGACGCGATCCCTGACggcggaagttgaatcaccgctacatgcgaacataactcctaggtacttaaaatgctgcactACTTCAAAAGTATAGGCTATAGGTATAGAAATGGAAATTTGACAtttggttttgccctcgtttacaaaaaggccaatatcgttcgcaattttgttaatttttaagaaaatttcttttaattcattcctttttcttgagagaatagcgatgtcaGATGGTAGATAGATGGTATGGATTCTTTTTCCCATACGTCAATTGTTAAGTGGTGGAGGCACTTATGTAACTCCTCACCACCTTCTTTCAGGAGTTCAGCCGCTAAAGAGTATTCGCCGCTTGCCTTTCCATTTCGAAGCTCGGTTCTATattaccggaacgactcggattgATATACGGCCAGAGACTACCACTTCAGCAGTCTCTGAGGACATTCATGaatgggaatgtttatgctgatacaacaGCAATAACCGGACATAACTTTAGGCTCTCTCTAGCTCCTAAAGTATCAACGATCTCTCAAGGGGTTCCACTGGACAATAATTCGATCTAGAATTAGCTTCATAATCCTGTTATTGAACCACAAACTTACCCAAGGAGGAAGACCATATTTTTTGCCAATGGCACTGCTGCAGTCATGCAAGGCAATTGATGCTTTCTCAATcatttcctcaatattaggcaCTTTCCTCAACTCTATTAGCCCAAGTTGTATtcaccctgtcagaaagcatcGACGAAGAAGGAGTTTTACCATACAAGTTTTCTTTTGTTCATTGACTGCTAATTGATTGATGTTACcgactgccgtagccgaatgggttagtacgtgactatcattcgggagtgcgcaggttcgaatctccgtgcaggaatattaaataatagaagaaatgttttctaatagcggtagcccctCGATAGGCAACGGCAAACCCGCGAGTGTAtccctgccatgaaaaagctccgcataaaaacgATTTTCAGCTCGGAGACGGTTTaatactgtaggtccctccgtctTACCTAGCCTCAACTTTATTGGCCTTTTAAGATATGACTCGCTATTAAACtgcctattttattttattggatGTACATTGGGTTTACTTTTTTGATTCTCATTACTTTCCCTTTTCAGGCCCGCGTTCGCATCTTCTCCACGGTGTTCATGAGGAAACTTACATGTCCTACGTATTATCTTACGCCCTTTAAATGGGTCATTTCAATCGAAAGCACGCCACagagaaaaaaacttgaaatttaacagaaatattcatttgaatataattttatttgatattttattgattgagataataaataataattacaataaatatatttatatgtatgtatgtaagtattcatATATTTGGTTTAGCTaagacaaaattttcaattcaaaactAACTATAAACTCAGCGCCAGTTGCCTGCTTTAAATATTTCCACCGAAGGTCGACACTGCCTCGCCTGTTGTTGCTGCATCGGCTGCTGATGGCGTCGCCGTCAACCAACTGAAATGTCTATTACCAGCCAAAACCGCTGGCATACCACTAGACGCGGACGACAAACCAGCCGGTGGTGGTGCCGGTGCCGGTGCCGGCGGTAACTGTGTTAGTTCTCTGCTCAGAGTTGTTGTAGTCGTTACAGTGGTGCCGAGCGCGATGCGTGGCACAGGGCGCACAATATTGGGTCATTTTGCAGCCAAGAGGGTGGATGGTGGTGGTACAAGTTGGGGGCGTGGCGCAAAAGCTCCCGCTGCAGCGGTTAAGTTACGCAAATGATTTGCCTGTGCATACTCGAAAGCGGAAGAGCGATCCAATTGTTGGGAAAGATAAAATTCGCCCAGTGAATAGAAGTGACGTTGATCAAAGGTGGGGAAGGGAAAGGTATTGAAACGTTGTGGATAAGGCTTAATAGTGTGCGGGTGATTGGAGCTGAAGTGGGGTGTATGGGTGTGTGGTAAACGGGGTGCGGTGGCTGTTACCGGAACGTTGCTGAAGGGGAAGTGATTTTTTGGCTGTGGCATTGGATGTGGAAAACCGGGATTTGTAATGGAGGAAGAACCCTTGAAAATGTCCAATGATTTGAGATTTTCCAACATTTGATGGGATGCTTGATGCTTTTTCAAGTAGGCGTGActgtgaaaattgaaaataatttcggAAAAGAGTTAGAATTGAATGAGagtattttaattgatttttgttgaaatatagggttatctaataagaggtgttattttgctattcaaagaaaaacgttatttctaaaaatatgaatgatcggatgtttatttcattataaaggggaaggtatgccgttaatagttaagttaatagtggaaaataacatcaggcaaatggccaccacgaccacgcttacaggacaatatctttttcatgaaatttttcataaccgaattgcaaagtggctgccctatgtcctcgatagcctcatgaATTCCTTCTTTGAggccttgaatcgaccctgggctgttggcatagaccttctctttcacgtggccccaaagaaaaaagtcacaaggtgttcaaTTGCAAGATCTTGGTTGCTAATtgggatcacctcttcgagagatgacacggtccggaaacttttcccgtaaaatatcaatggtttcgttgcttgtttggcacgtagcgccgtctggtttaaaataaacgttgtccagatcaataccatccaatttcggtcataaaaaattgttaatcatctctaatctaatctaagtaacacctgttattggagaaCCCTTTATTTGGCTGAAATgtccattttctttttgtttttaaatgcatCATTCATTACTCACCGTCGAAAATTTTTGCCACACTGCGCACACGGGTAAATCCCCTCTGGTCCCTCATCGGGTGCGTTGCCCTTCTCATGCGTCATGCCTTGTCCACTGGCGTGCTCATTCAAGTGTCGCTTCTTGCTTTGTCCACTGCTGGCCATTAGTTCGGACTTGGGCTTGTGCCAGCGACGATGTGAGGCCAAATTAGCGGGACAATTGAATACCTAAGCAGAaaggaaaacaataaatatttttcatatatccGTTTGCGCCACACCCACCTTTTCACACTCGGAGCACTTGTACTCGATGTGCACAATGCGGGGGCAGCGATGCTGCGCCAGTTGGAATGCATCATCGTACAGTGTGCGACACAGTTGGCACAGGTAAGCGCCGATTTTGTTGTCAATGCTGGCCAAAATCGCCTTAGCCTCTTCGGTGATTTCAACCACATTGAAAGCCGGATCAATGTCGCCTTTACGCACCACCAACTCTTCGTCGTCGCGCAACTTCCTTATAATGGTGCCCGAGACTGGGCTAATGGTCTCCTCGTCGACTGCGAGTTGATGCTTGCGCAGTTTCATACGCTTTCGCTCCGATTTGTGAGGGCGTGGTTGATGGTGGCGACCAAAACTATTAGCTTTCATTGCCGGTTTTTCGCCAAGTACCAGTCGATTGGGTTCACTCACGCCAGCCTCCTCGTTTCTGTTAGGCATCGCGATGTTCGTTTGTTTGGTTGCCAGTAAAGTATTATCATGCCCCTCACCTACACTCTTTGGTACAAGAAAATCTCTTTCGAATAATTTTGCCAAACCATCAATGGCTCGATGATGCAACTCCTCATTCGCGTAGGTGAGTTTGTTGCGCGTCAATACTTTGCCGGACTTTTCCAGCTCCTCCTCCAGTGCTTGACTCTGCAGACGTTGCATGAAATTGGCGCTATTGAGCGGATTTACGTCGTCGTCATCGTTGCTCAAGATGTCTACATACTCTTCGTCCTCATCCTCCGCCTTCTCATCGTCGTCCCGTCCCCCatcatattttttcttactcTCCTCATTACTAATATCCGTGTACAATGTTGGTCTAAAAGCAGCCCTCCTAAACGCCCCCACCACAGCTTCATCATCGTCATTGTCATCGTCCTCGTCGTCGCCTTCTTCGTCATCCATGTCCTCAGTGTAGCCGTGTGAACTGACAAGTGTTTCCTCCTCGTCCTCGGTCAACACAATCGTTTCGTCGTCCACGCATATAATGGGCAATTGGCTTTGTTGTTTCGTTTGTTGtaagagttgttgttgttgtggctctCGCATTGTTGTCTCATGTGGAATGGGGCGCATTGCGCTTGCTTGACTTTCTGGAATTTCTTCAGCGCTATTTCTTATTTCgtgcaaattgtttttatagCCGCTGGACGCTGCATGATGTGGCGCTAATTCATCATGACGACAATCGTAGCTTAAAGGTAGTTGAGGCAGGTAATTGCTACCAGTGACGGTGGTGGACACTGCTGCTGTGGCTGTGGCAGTTGCTGGTGGCAACGTTGTTAACGGTGTTAGTTGTGTGGTTCCCATGGCGTGCGGTCGCCAAAGGTAATTCTCGTCTGACATTAATCTTTGACGCTTGCGCGGCGGAGAGGGTGTTGAGGGTGGTGTTATCGGTATGATGTTGGAGGCGCGCAACGATAAGTCAAGTGGCGAGAGCAGCGATGCAATAGATCGACCAAATCGAGGGAAAGTTTCATTGATGGTGGGTAGAACTCTACATTCCGTGTATTGTTCGTTCAACATTTTTCGTCTTTATTTGCTCAATGTAGCTGGAAGGTATTAAAGAAGTCATAaaagtatatgaaaatatttactttgtaGTTTAAAGTTTCTTTTCTACTGTAgacagattttttattttagttaactAGGACTTAAATTAAGTACaatttttctaaagcattttgtTACACctaattaggttaggttaggttagacacaacgatgccacttaggcCACGAAATgagtccgttgtgagccgcgcggctgggctacatttctctctccatattgaaccatcttgggcttttgacaaagcgtaaaaggttgttgatatctACGATGTGTAGATTGTCTATATgcattaagaagtaggattttaaaaatcggttcctgcttctggctagagctgggcatgtgcaaaaaaagtgttgaattgtttccaactcctcctcatttctgcagctacgacagaaatcatgcgtgtaaacgcctaatctctttgcatgatttcctatgagacaaagccctgtgagggcccctactaaggtcctaatttgaagtctactcagttttaaaTTACTCCTGGACAGACGTAGACTTAGCCTTGACCATGTTTGCCTCGCAATTTCACAGGcattaacgctaatccatctttgatttgcagaactgattagtgcgttcTTAATAAGAACCTTAAGAGTTGCGAGAGGTACGCCCATAAAAatacttatgtttggcatacaggtaccttctcttgcaagttggttagCCCTACAGTCCCCTGGTATATCtttgtgtcctggaacccagcataagataatgCGATATttcttggccatctcatttagagattggcgagaCAGTGTAAGATACTCCTTGgtgttatttggaatgcatccagggcccgtagggcagcttggctgtttgttagaatgcagatatctgttgatgatattctgtttatctctaaccattttaagtcttcatgaatagcgtttatttccgcttgaaaaacactacactGATCCgatagtttaaaggattcactgatgGAAATCTCCTCGCAATATAACACTGATACTACACCGGTCGTACATTTCaaatccgtccgtgtagatcttaatgggtgtgttgggtgatggACCTTCGTCAAACCATTCCAGTCTGGAAGGGATTTGCATTaggaaattattttcgaagcaaagaatgggaggatgataatcacagtcactgggtatatccgtgtaggagtctaagatggtttgatgattgtgagctcgctctgaGCCTTAAGGCGGAACAgaccgctgagtatttgcagaagagatctagggatGGCAGATGTAATATtatatccaaagccatggatggcttatctaattaaatgaattaaaaacttCAAATCTTGCTTAAGCGAGTTATGCTGCATGCTTATTATTTCACACAAAAGGGCAGCGATTCTAAATTCTGCTGTACTCGTATATGCTAAATTctggaaaaatgtgaaacacatttTAAACAGCCCGAATTCCTTCTGATTATAATTCTGTACAGACAAAATCATGTAGAACTAATACTTTGAGAATAGGTTGGTTGGTaagttagagtggtgattcatccagaatccaactaccgcttccgcaccattttgttgccacatcctcattACCAAATCAGTCtacagtctgtgcggtttagtaaccttattaggctgttgacgtctaggtcagacagttgctcgagactctggaacagtggtttgcccaggtttaacattctgtccttccatatgGCAGGGTATTCGCAgaagaaatggaagattgtttcctttttctccggttgtttgcaactttGTATtgtgtatgtgttgtgagggatgcccattttggcggtttgttctccgatagaccagaagccagttatgactgccgtgagtctacaggtgtcccgtcgtttcatgtttatcaatgttgactaTTGCTTGAGATTGTAGGTGGGTCAAAgcattctgctaattttgcttttcgtctggtctctccatctacaatctgcgattcggaggtattttagggaaatcacattcttgactgcacctaatggtgtgaataccgattctgcaagagcgttactcatggcagatccccctcttgtcagttcatctgctttttcgttaccttcaatgttccggtgtcccgggaacCAGAttgttttcactcaaggtggaaagactattcctactttgttccaccactttagaggttgtagtAGCCGAACCCAGAGCtcggattgcagcttggctatccaaaAAAATAGCTATGTTGCCCTTAACAGAGAAGCCTGCGATTTGttgcctacaagcttcccccaattgccagtacttccgcctggaagacactgctggtattagggagatgcacagatttttcaattttaagtctatgagaatatataccagcttcAACACCACAATACATTTTAGAACcgtctgtatagactgtagtgtcgacgTTGTTTAGtcagaatcccttattccattcctccttagTTGGAAAGAGAGCGGCAAAAtccctattgaatgttaccgtcgggacgatgtagtcggTCCTCATcaaggttaactgagtttgtcgcaatagtagactagcgtgaccataagtttttcctttccagcgacccgcttcatttaacctaaatgcactcattgttgccgtcttctttatatgtaggtctattggaataacgtgtgtcagtgcattgagagcctctctagggcatgatctgattgcaccgaccgttattgcacaggctgatctttgtattctgccgagtaatttcgTATTGtactctccctagagctttccaccaaactaccgaccCATACGTTAAAACCGGTCGTATAACCACCTTATACAGCCAAAATGTATACTTGGATTGaataccccatcttcttcctagcatacgtttacaggcatataaagcaatttctgccttccttatccgttcttcgacgtttaatttccCGCTAAGTTTGCAGTCCAGAATTAcacctaagtactttgcactgggtgaaagtgagtgggtttgtccgttaatatttaaaaataaaaaaaaataaataattggcgcgtacacttctgttaggtgtttggccgagctcctcctcctatttgtggtgtgcgtcttgatgttgttccacaaatggagggacctacagtttcaagccgactccgaacggcagatatttttatgaggagctttttcatggcagaaatacactctgaggtttgccattgcctgccgaggggcgaccgctattagaaaaatgtttttattaattttgctttcaccgagattcgaaccaacgacctctctgtgaattccgaatggtaatcacgcaccaacccatttggctacggcggccgccagggtaaaaattggtaccttGTAACTGGTCGTAAAtagcatgagttctgttttacgcgcgtttaaacttaggctacagcctgtagcccaa harbors:
- the LOC128855721 gene encoding uncharacterized protein LOC128855721, with product MLNEQYTECRVLPTINETFPRFGRSIASLLSPLDLSLRASNIIPITPPSTPSPPRKRQRLMSDENYLWRPHAMGTTQLTPLTTLPPATATATAAVSTTVTGSNYLPQLPLSYDCRHDELAPHHAASSGYKNNLHEIRNSAEEIPESQASAMRPIPHETTMREPQQQQLLQQTKQQSQLPIICVDDETIVLTEDEEETLVSSHGYTEDMDDEEGDDEDDDNDDDEAVVGAFRRAAFRPTLYTDISNEESKKKYDGGRDDDEKAEDEDEEYVDILSNDDDDVNPLNSANFMQRLQSQALEEELEKSGKVLTRNKLTYANEELHHRAIDGLAKLFERDFLVPKSVGEGHDNTLLATKQTNIAMPNRNEEAGVSEPNRLVLGEKPAMKANSFGRHHQPRPHKSERKRMKLRKHQLAVDEETISPVSGTIIRKLRDDEELVVRKGDIDPAFNVVEITEEAKAILASIDNKIGAYLCQLCRTLYDDAFQLAQHRCPRIVHIEYKCSECEKVFNCPANLASHRRWHKPKSELMASSGQSKKRHLNEHASGQGMTHEKGNAPDEGPEGIYPCAQCGKNFRRHAYLKKHQASHQMLENLKSLDIFKGSSSITNPGFPHPMPQPKNHFPFSNVPVTATAPRLPHTHTPHFSSNHPHTIKPYPQRFNTFPFPTFDQRHFYSLGEFYLSQQLDRSSAFEYAQANHLRNLTAAAGAFAPRPQLVPPPSTLLAAK